One window from the genome of Lentibacillus daqui encodes:
- the minC gene encoding septum site-determining protein MinC produces the protein MWGELGLNGVKQLITIKGTKDGLTLFIDDSCSFHDVLRELNEKFTEQPINQTEPCVSVTVKLGNRYLNSEQTSQLQELISSDGHFYVQAFESDVISKEEALKLKEESEIKALNRMIRSGQVIEVTGDLLLIGDVNPGGKVVSTGNIYIIGSLRGIAHAGASGDRSAVIAASYMKPSQLRIADYISRAPDYETDGVYMECGLIDEQTDKIVIDRLQVLSHKRKDLDRFERRIRNG, from the coding sequence ATGTGGGGTGAACTTGGATTGAACGGGGTCAAACAATTAATAACAATAAAAGGTACAAAGGATGGTCTGACACTGTTTATTGATGATTCGTGCTCGTTTCATGATGTGCTCCGTGAACTAAATGAAAAATTCACGGAACAACCTATCAATCAAACTGAACCATGTGTGTCTGTCACAGTCAAATTGGGTAATCGCTATTTGAATTCGGAACAAACCAGCCAATTGCAAGAATTAATCAGTTCGGATGGTCATTTTTACGTTCAGGCATTTGAATCAGATGTCATCTCCAAAGAAGAGGCCTTGAAGTTAAAAGAGGAAAGTGAAATAAAGGCTTTAAACCGAATGATTCGTTCCGGACAAGTGATAGAAGTAACCGGTGACTTGCTATTAATTGGTGATGTGAATCCCGGAGGAAAGGTTGTTTCAACTGGCAACATTTACATTATTGGTAGTTTACGAGGTATTGCCCATGCAGGTGCATCCGGAGACAGAAGTGCTGTTATAGCCGCATCCTATATGAAACCAAGCCAACTGAGAATAGCAGATTATATCAGTCGTGCCCCGGATTATGAAACGGATGGGGTGTATATGGAATGTGGTTTGATTGATGAGCAAACGGACAAAATTGTCATTGACCGGCTACAAGTACTTTCACATAAACGAAAGGATTTGGACAGGTTTGAAAGGAGAATACGAAATGGGTGA
- a CDS encoding bifunctional folylpolyglutamate synthase/dihydrofolate synthase — protein sequence MFDNFEQVTKFFSQRKQFGIKPGLHRMQQLLQLLGNPQNKLRAVHVAGTNGKGSTIHFLKDGLKASGYRVGVFTSPSFCGLTGYIWIDDSSITEAALIRLLNDMYPAIRMLDEQNNHPTEFEIITALAFVYFVNRVDIAIIETGMGGREDTTNCFTPILSIITNVARDHMAFLGDTIQEIAAHKAGIIKQNRSVIVGVLEPAALVVVKHEAQRKHASIYQLTKDFWLTGTEQTDHSSMSFVWTDGTVNRHVSLTMKGQHQQQNAALAMMALTLLERNQYQIDWKKAIHAIGHTHVAGRFELVRQHPSVIIDGAHNIAGTASFIQTMLKHYPDQERHLIFAGFKDKELVKMLYRLKPYFASITLTSFDHPRAIAAAALYELTDDRTFAVNADWRDVAKKLNEQTDACFFFTGSLHFILEVRKYFLQE from the coding sequence ATGTTTGACAACTTCGAGCAGGTAACAAAGTTTTTTTCACAGCGAAAGCAATTTGGAATTAAGCCAGGACTTCATCGCATGCAACAATTATTACAATTACTTGGTAACCCGCAAAACAAACTGCGGGCAGTTCATGTTGCCGGAACTAACGGAAAAGGTTCCACCATTCATTTTCTAAAAGATGGACTGAAGGCTAGCGGTTATCGTGTAGGTGTGTTTACCTCGCCAAGTTTTTGCGGATTAACAGGTTACATCTGGATTGACGATTCCTCCATAACTGAAGCTGCCTTGATTCGATTATTAAACGACATGTATCCAGCCATTCGAATGCTGGATGAGCAGAATAATCATCCAACCGAATTTGAAATTATTACAGCACTGGCTTTTGTTTATTTTGTCAATCGGGTAGACATTGCGATCATTGAAACAGGTATGGGAGGCAGGGAAGATACAACGAACTGCTTTACCCCTATATTATCTATTATAACAAATGTAGCGCGGGATCACATGGCTTTTCTGGGTGACACCATACAAGAAATTGCTGCCCATAAAGCGGGAATTATTAAACAAAACAGGTCAGTAATTGTTGGTGTGCTGGAACCGGCAGCATTGGTGGTAGTTAAACATGAAGCACAGCGAAAACATGCCAGTATATATCAATTAACCAAGGACTTTTGGTTAACTGGAACCGAACAGACAGATCATTCATCTATGTCTTTTGTTTGGACAGATGGAACCGTAAATCGGCATGTTTCCTTGACAATGAAGGGTCAACATCAGCAACAAAATGCAGCACTTGCTATGATGGCTTTAACCTTATTAGAGCGCAATCAATACCAAATCGATTGGAAAAAAGCAATTCATGCAATTGGTCATACCCATGTTGCTGGACGATTTGAATTGGTCAGGCAGCACCCATCTGTCATTATCGATGGGGCCCATAATATTGCAGGTACGGCGTCGTTTATTCAAACAATGCTAAAACACTATCCGGACCAGGAACGACACTTGATATTCGCTGGTTTTAAAGATAAAGAATTAGTGAAAATGTTATATCGGTTAAAGCCTTATTTCGCATCGATCACCTTAACATCTTTTGACCATCCAAGGGCAATTGCGGCAGCTGCTTTATATGAACTAACGGATGACCGGACATTTGCTGTAAATGCAGACTGGCGTGATGTTGCAAAAAAATTAAATGAACAAACGGATGCTTGTTTCTTTTTCACCGGATCACTGCATTTTATTTTGGAGGTTCGCAAGTACTTTTTACAGGAATAG
- the radC gene encoding RadC family protein has protein sequence MFVASTSIMIKDVPREDRPRERLLKLGPGQLSNQELCAILLGSGTREESVMVLAQRLISHFEGLHLLKEATIEELTTIKGIGPAKGVLLLAAFELGKRMNQYTPNDRYVIRTPKDGADYIMEEMRGLNQEHFVVLFLNTKNQIIHRQTIFIGSLNASIVHPREIFREAVKRSAASIICAHNHPSGDPSPSQEDIHVTRRLVESGKMIGIELLDHLVIGDRKFASLKEKGYL, from the coding sequence ATGTTTGTGGCATCAACATCAATCATGATTAAAGATGTACCCAGGGAAGACCGGCCGCGAGAACGTTTATTGAAACTTGGGCCAGGACAATTATCAAATCAAGAACTATGTGCGATTTTACTCGGGAGTGGTACAAGGGAAGAATCAGTCATGGTATTGGCTCAGCGTTTAATCAGTCATTTTGAAGGATTGCATTTGTTAAAAGAGGCAACGATTGAGGAGTTGACAACGATTAAGGGAATCGGCCCCGCTAAAGGAGTACTGCTTCTGGCGGCGTTTGAATTGGGAAAACGGATGAATCAATATACACCGAATGACCGTTATGTCATTCGGACGCCAAAGGATGGGGCGGACTACATTATGGAAGAAATGCGCGGATTGAATCAGGAACATTTTGTGGTATTGTTCCTTAATACAAAGAATCAAATTATCCACCGGCAAACCATATTTATTGGTAGTCTTAATGCTTCCATTGTTCATCCCCGTGAGATATTTCGCGAGGCCGTAAAACGCTCTGCAGCGTCAATTATATGTGCCCATAATCATCCCTCCGGTGACCCGTCCCCATCACAGGAAGATATCCATGTCACCAGAAGATTGGTTGAGTCGGGCAAGATGATCGGGATTGAACTATTGGATCATCTGGTGATCGGGGATCGAAAGTTTGCATCATTAAAGGAAAAAGGTTACCTGTGA
- the rpmA gene encoding 50S ribosomal protein L27 yields MLRLNLQFFSQKKGVGSTKNGRDSESKRLGAKRADGQFVTGGSILFRQRGTKIYPGENVGRGGDDTLFAKADGVVKFERFGRDRKKVSVYPVAQEA; encoded by the coding sequence ATGCTACGTCTAAATTTACAGTTCTTCTCACAGAAAAAAGGTGTTGGTAGTACAAAGAACGGTCGTGACTCTGAGTCAAAGCGTCTTGGTGCAAAACGCGCTGATGGTCAATTTGTAACGGGTGGGTCTATTCTTTTCCGCCAACGTGGAACAAAGATTTATCCAGGTGAAAATGTAGGTCGCGGTGGAGATGACACACTTTTTGCCAAGGCTGATGGTGTTGTTAAATTCGAACGCTTTGGCCGTGATCGTAAAAAAGTTAGTGTTTACCCTGTAGCACAGGAAGCTTAA
- a CDS encoding M23 family metallopeptidase: protein MSKGVKQVRKSIEQRKKKQRTLNTTELQHKKVNPVFPQEEEKHGYYPSLPSDLEQTQKTSRGKLVSGVVLKGILSVILFFGAALLYQSGNGYLQKPAAWTAAALTKEFPFARANQWYQETFGEPLALTPKDKTAENTEQTADAGVLALPVNGTVEESFQANGSGIKIATTDSADVSALREGVVVFAGNDRKTDKTVVVQHTDGSLSTYGYLKSIDVHLYQYVTDHERLGKFVPDEANKAVFFAIEKDNQYVDPVQVIKVDDTP from the coding sequence ATGAGTAAAGGGGTTAAACAAGTTCGAAAATCTATTGAACAGCGGAAAAAGAAACAACGAACGTTAAACACCACAGAATTACAGCACAAAAAAGTAAATCCGGTTTTTCCACAAGAAGAGGAAAAACATGGATATTATCCTTCCTTGCCAAGTGATTTGGAACAAACCCAAAAGACAAGCCGGGGCAAGCTAGTATCAGGAGTAGTGCTGAAAGGAATTCTGTCCGTTATATTGTTTTTCGGTGCAGCACTATTATATCAATCTGGTAATGGTTATTTACAGAAACCGGCAGCATGGACAGCCGCCGCTTTAACGAAGGAATTTCCCTTTGCCCGGGCTAATCAATGGTATCAAGAAACATTCGGTGAGCCTTTAGCATTGACGCCTAAGGATAAAACAGCAGAGAACACGGAACAAACAGCAGATGCGGGAGTATTAGCTCTTCCCGTTAATGGAACCGTCGAGGAATCATTCCAGGCAAACGGGTCCGGAATCAAGATTGCTACAACAGATTCGGCAGATGTTTCTGCATTGCGAGAAGGGGTTGTTGTTTTTGCGGGAAATGATCGAAAGACTGATAAAACTGTAGTTGTCCAGCATACAGATGGAAGTTTGTCAACGTATGGTTATTTGAAGTCAATTGATGTCCATTTATATCAATATGTCACAGATCATGAACGCCTGGGGAAATTTGTGCCGGATGAAGCAAATAAAGCCGTATTTTTTGCAATTGAAAAGGACAATCAATATGTTGATCCGGTACAGGTAATTAAAGTTGATGACACTCCGTAA
- a CDS encoding M50 family metallopeptidase, protein MTLRNYVPAIHIHPILLVFIAISFFTGTFVELFIILAIVLIHELGHYTMATLFKWRIRSIMLWIFGGVMDTDEHGNRPLREEMLVTIAGPFQHILIYGIIWLIAVNELLPSSIILLMVHYNTLILLFNLIPIWPLDGGKFLFLLLSSFLAYRTAYNRTLLISLIFCSIFLLLQLFVFPFTLSSVLLILFLLKENRMDWKQRYYVFMRFLIKRYQGETPIKGIRSIVVSCENSLMDVFSRFHREREHAIYIKFPGDNRKTMAEKDCLQHFFYEKQFDKSIGEIARYLD, encoded by the coding sequence ATGACACTCCGTAATTATGTACCGGCCATTCATATTCATCCAATTCTCCTGGTGTTTATTGCCATATCTTTTTTTACTGGAACATTTGTTGAGTTATTTATTATTTTAGCCATTGTTTTGATCCATGAATTAGGACATTATACAATGGCCACCCTTTTTAAATGGCGAATCCGCAGTATCATGTTATGGATTTTTGGCGGGGTCATGGACACAGATGAACACGGAAACCGCCCATTACGTGAGGAGATGCTTGTTACTATTGCGGGTCCCTTTCAACATATATTGATCTATGGTATTATCTGGCTCATTGCAGTGAATGAATTATTACCATCATCCATCATTTTGTTAATGGTTCACTACAATACACTGATTCTTTTGTTCAATCTAATTCCAATTTGGCCGCTTGACGGTGGTAAGTTTCTGTTTCTGTTATTATCTTCTTTTTTGGCTTATCGGACAGCCTATAATCGAACATTGCTTATTTCTTTGATTTTTTGCTCGATCTTCTTATTATTGCAATTGTTTGTTTTTCCATTTACATTGAGTTCGGTTTTGCTTATTCTGTTTTTGCTGAAGGAAAACAGGATGGATTGGAAACAACGGTATTATGTTTTCATGCGCTTTTTAATCAAAAGGTATCAGGGGGAAACTCCCATAAAAGGAATACGATCCATTGTTGTATCGTGTGAAAATAGTTTAATGGATGTATTTTCCCGGTTCCATAGGGAAAGGGAACATGCTATTTATATTAAATTTCCGGGTGACAATCGAAAAACGATGGCTGAAAAAGATTGTTTGCAGCATTTCTTTTATGAGAAACAGTTTGATAAATCAATTGGTGAAATAGCTCGTTATTTGGATTAA
- the rplU gene encoding 50S ribosomal protein L21 → MYAIIETGGKQIKVTEGQEIYVEKVAAETNESVTFDKVLFVGGDDVKVGAPYVDGASVTAKVEKQGREKKITVFKYKPKKNYHRKQGHRQPYTKLVVEKINA, encoded by the coding sequence ATGTACGCAATTATTGAAACTGGTGGAAAACAAATCAAGGTTACAGAAGGCCAGGAAATTTACGTGGAAAAGGTTGCTGCCGAGACAAATGAATCGGTAACCTTTGATAAAGTGCTTTTCGTGGGTGGTGACGATGTGAAAGTCGGTGCTCCATATGTTGATGGTGCTAGTGTAACTGCAAAGGTGGAAAAGCAAGGACGGGAAAAGAAAATTACCGTGTTCAAATATAAGCCGAAGAAAAATTACCACCGTAAACAAGGTCATCGTCAACCATACACAAAACTTGTTGTCGAAAAAATAAATGCATAG
- a CDS encoding Spo0B domain-containing protein — MNEREMVELLRLYRHDLMNDLQIVQGYASMEKMDKVKQKLASLMNYFNEERKLMRLDMPKFTLWLICFNSVHTNIRLSYHINMNPINLQAIDQTLVEECQSVVEMVKRLGNDMEMYKGILDLNCTDTTLKVTFSLEGNFTEDTSIDEERFPDYWEFSKTKDAVNCTISLPITK, encoded by the coding sequence TTGAATGAACGAGAAATGGTCGAATTATTAAGATTGTACAGACATGATCTGATGAATGATTTGCAAATTGTACAAGGATATGCATCAATGGAAAAAATGGATAAGGTTAAACAAAAGTTAGCTTCATTGATGAATTATTTTAACGAGGAAAGAAAATTAATGCGTTTGGATATGCCCAAGTTCACCCTTTGGCTGATTTGTTTTAACTCTGTACATACAAATATCCGGTTGTCTTATCATATAAACATGAATCCCATTAACCTGCAAGCAATCGATCAAACGCTGGTAGAAGAATGTCAGTCCGTTGTTGAAATGGTCAAACGTCTTGGTAATGACATGGAAATGTATAAGGGCATTCTTGATTTAAATTGTACGGACACTACTTTAAAAGTAACCTTTTCCCTGGAAGGAAATTTCACAGAAGACACTTCCATTGATGAAGAGAGATTTCCGGATTATTGGGAATTCAGTAAAACGAAAGACGCAGTGAACTGTACTATATCACTTCCGATAACGAAATGA
- a CDS encoding rod shape-determining protein, with amino-acid sequence MGRFSLSQDLGIDLGTANTLVFVNGKGVVLREPSVVAKNVTTGDVEAVGSSARNMIGRTPGNITVIRPMKDGVIADYDTTAVMMKYFIKKAMQKRSAFARKPNVMICVPSGITMVEERAVIDATKQAGAKDAFPIAEPFAAAIGAGLPVWEPTGSMIVDIGGGTTEVAVISLGGIVTSQSVRTAGDNLDDAITQYIRKTYNLMIGERSAESIKLDIGNAGEVKDDKELDIRGRDMLTGLPKTVTITAKEIAGSLQDTVKEIVDAVKNTLEKTPPELAADIIDRGIVLTGGGSLLQNIDQVISDETKMPVFVADDALDSVAIGTGKSLEYIQHFRESGNVSNRPTVE; translated from the coding sequence TTGGGAAGATTTAGTTTGTCACAGGACTTGGGGATAGATTTGGGAACAGCGAATACCCTTGTTTTTGTTAATGGAAAAGGTGTTGTCTTGAGAGAACCATCTGTTGTGGCAAAAAATGTTACAACCGGGGATGTGGAGGCGGTTGGCAGTTCTGCACGGAATATGATTGGCAGAACGCCAGGCAATATTACCGTGATTCGGCCCATGAAAGATGGTGTGATCGCTGATTACGATACAACAGCGGTGATGATGAAATATTTTATTAAAAAGGCGATGCAAAAACGATCTGCATTTGCCAGGAAGCCCAACGTGATGATCTGTGTTCCATCCGGGATTACCATGGTAGAGGAACGCGCAGTTATTGATGCAACCAAACAAGCGGGAGCAAAAGATGCATTTCCGATTGCCGAACCTTTTGCGGCGGCCATTGGTGCTGGCCTGCCCGTTTGGGAACCTACTGGAAGTATGATTGTCGATATCGGTGGTGGTACAACAGAAGTAGCCGTTATCTCATTAGGGGGAATTGTAACAAGCCAGTCAGTTCGAACGGCTGGAGACAATTTGGATGATGCTATTACTCAGTATATTCGAAAAACATACAATTTAATGATTGGAGAACGTTCCGCTGAGTCGATAAAGCTTGACATAGGGAATGCAGGCGAGGTTAAAGACGACAAGGAATTGGATATACGTGGACGGGATATGTTGACAGGACTCCCGAAAACAGTTACTATAACCGCCAAAGAAATAGCTGGATCATTACAGGATACAGTAAAAGAAATTGTCGATGCAGTAAAAAATACATTGGAAAAAACCCCTCCTGAACTTGCCGCCGATATTATCGATCGGGGTATCGTTCTTACTGGTGGTGGATCGCTTTTACAAAATATTGATCAAGTAATAAGTGATGAGACGAAAATGCCTGTATTTGTTGCAGATGATGCATTGGATAGCGTCGCCATTGGTACAGGTAAATCCTTGGAATACATTCAGCACTTTCGCGAGTCCGGGAATGTATCCAATCGTCCTACCGTTGAGTAA
- the minD gene encoding septum site-determining protein MinD: MGEAIVITSGKGGVGKTTSTANIGTALALMDKKVCLIDTDIGLRNLDVVMGLENRIIFDIVDVIEGRCKLRQALIKDKRFDYLTLLPASQTSDKAVGTTENMKEIIAELKQEYDYILIDCPAGIEQGFQNAVAGADKAIVVTTPEKASVRDADRIIGLLEKEDIESPKLVINRIRNHMMKNGDMLDVDEIIQILSIDLIGIVVDDDAVIKASHTGEPVAFHPGSKPSISYRNIARRILGETVPLQSLEEQKGLLGRMKKFFGIRS; encoded by the coding sequence ATGGGTGAGGCAATTGTCATTACTTCCGGTAAAGGCGGCGTTGGTAAAACAACCTCTACAGCGAATATTGGTACAGCCCTTGCGTTAATGGACAAGAAGGTTTGTTTGATTGACACAGACATTGGCTTACGTAATCTTGATGTTGTAATGGGACTTGAGAACCGGATTATCTTTGATATTGTTGATGTTATCGAAGGCCGCTGTAAGTTAAGACAAGCTTTGATAAAAGACAAACGTTTTGACTATTTAACGTTACTCCCTGCTTCACAGACAAGTGATAAAGCGGTCGGTACAACGGAAAACATGAAAGAAATTATTGCCGAATTAAAGCAGGAATATGATTATATCCTTATTGATTGTCCAGCGGGTATTGAGCAAGGTTTCCAGAATGCGGTTGCTGGAGCCGATAAAGCAATTGTTGTGACTACACCGGAAAAAGCTAGTGTCCGGGACGCTGATCGGATCATTGGACTTTTGGAAAAGGAAGATATCGAATCACCCAAATTGGTTATTAACCGAATTCGTAACCATATGATGAAAAATGGTGACATGCTTGATGTTGATGAAATCATTCAAATCCTGTCGATTGATTTGATCGGAATTGTAGTTGATGATGATGCGGTTATTAAAGCATCACATACGGGGGAACCAGTTGCCTTTCATCCTGGATCAAAACCATCTATCAGCTACCGTAATATTGCCAGAAGAATTCTTGGAGAAACTGTTCCATTACAATCACTGGAGGAGCAAAAAGGATTGCTTGGACGTATGAAAAAGTTTTTTGGAATACGGTCATAG
- the mreD gene encoding rod shape-determining protein MreD, with amino-acid sequence MKRLFLPLILFLTVILEGVALELLPARLVTGELLIIPHWAFVLLVCVAIFYDRENTYTSVLYAVIFGLMIDIVYTGILGVYMFTYALVIYVVHGLKKLLHANFYVTLLLGFLGIVLSDVMIYIVYSVVGIADIAFTHYILYRLIPTALANELFLLILYPLVRRRLNVWSKEQLRG; translated from the coding sequence ATGAAACGTTTATTTTTACCTCTGATTCTTTTCCTGACTGTAATCTTGGAAGGTGTGGCCCTGGAATTATTACCGGCTCGTCTAGTAACCGGCGAGCTGTTGATAATTCCGCATTGGGCCTTTGTTTTATTGGTATGCGTAGCAATTTTTTATGATAGAGAAAATACATATACATCCGTGCTTTATGCTGTTATTTTTGGATTAATGATTGATATTGTTTATACCGGAATTCTTGGCGTTTATATGTTTACATATGCATTGGTGATTTATGTTGTACATGGATTGAAGAAATTGTTGCACGCCAATTTTTATGTGACATTACTACTGGGATTTCTTGGCATCGTGTTATCGGATGTGATGATCTATATTGTTTATTCAGTGGTTGGAATAGCGGATATCGCGTTTACACATTATATCCTTTACCGGTTAATCCCGACTGCTCTTGCGAATGAACTCTTTTTACTCATTTTGTACCCATTGGTAAGAAGACGGCTAAACGTGTGGAGTAAGGAGCAATTACGCGGCTAG
- a CDS encoding SPOR domain-containing protein — protein sequence MKIRKPVIIWMKRKQSKVGQAQQDRHPAIRDEQASTIDNTKSNSASAFDRNRPHSFQNKHGASKLFGKGMKSKINLKTIVTAIISAVVIGLCLGFIMLNMFDGIGRQASGEMGDDNLANTGNANSSKAAGSGDTSSFSLEPLHAFVLQAGVFSGEENANKWAAKFENANHPVMIWPRDDQFTLLAGIADSETEAKTLADSFSNATIYVKEWSTDEVSINVTSAEQKWLESFVSLWGDSVNSQTELATDKWKKLIDDFPKQAPVIGSMKQPLTESFQMVTDENSTTTGQKFLLEQWLQYEKIGKSGK from the coding sequence GTGAAAATACGAAAACCAGTCATTATTTGGATGAAACGCAAACAATCGAAAGTGGGACAAGCACAGCAAGATCGTCACCCGGCAATCCGTGATGAACAGGCATCTACAATAGATAACACCAAAAGTAATTCTGCTTCTGCATTTGATCGAAATCGACCCCATTCATTTCAAAATAAGCATGGAGCATCCAAGCTATTTGGAAAAGGTATGAAAAGTAAAATAAACCTTAAAACAATTGTGACTGCCATTATTTCAGCTGTTGTCATCGGATTATGTCTCGGTTTTATTATGCTAAATATGTTTGATGGAATTGGTCGTCAGGCAAGTGGTGAAATGGGTGACGATAATTTGGCTAATACGGGAAATGCAAATTCCTCAAAAGCAGCCGGATCCGGTGATACTTCTTCTTTTTCTTTGGAACCATTACATGCATTTGTATTACAGGCAGGTGTTTTTTCAGGTGAAGAAAATGCTAATAAATGGGCCGCAAAGTTTGAGAATGCAAACCATCCGGTGATGATATGGCCACGGGACGATCAATTTACGTTATTAGCCGGGATTGCAGATTCAGAGACAGAGGCAAAAACACTGGCTGACAGCTTTTCGAATGCTACGATTTATGTGAAGGAGTGGAGTACAGATGAGGTCAGTATAAATGTAACATCTGCTGAACAGAAGTGGTTGGAGTCATTTGTCAGTTTATGGGGTGATTCAGTAAACAGTCAAACAGAATTAGCTACTGATAAATGGAAAAAGTTAATTGATGACTTTCCCAAGCAGGCACCGGTCATTGGCTCGATGAAACAACCACTAACAGAATCATTTCAAATGGTTACAGATGAGAATAGTACTACCACGGGACAAAAATTTCTGTTGGAACAATGGTTGCAATATGAAAAAATCGGAAAATCCGGGAAATAA
- the mreC gene encoding rod shape-determining protein MreC, producing the protein MPFFRKKRLFIILIGFIILVALIGFSLKDRGNLSTPEQFVKDTVGFAQSVIHTPIKFFTNIFTNINDVKDTYKENQLLKEKLSEYKSLVYEVQAMKEENKELRKTLDKTESIRDFNPIQATVMSRTPERWVDQVTINKGKQDGVKKNMAVITADGMIGKIQSVSPFSSTVQLLTGFDQFNRISATISREGKKDIFGLIESYDKESNSLLFKIIEESDKDLEKGEVVVSSGMGGVFPEGLLIGTVKKVVPDQYGLTHTALIKPAANMYKINHVIVVDRDLADKDEVKSGKEDKK; encoded by the coding sequence ATGCCATTTTTTAGAAAGAAACGGTTGTTTATCATTTTAATTGGGTTTATTATTCTTGTTGCATTAATTGGATTTTCACTTAAGGACAGAGGGAATTTATCTACTCCTGAACAGTTTGTTAAGGACACTGTAGGGTTTGCACAAAGTGTTATTCACACACCAATCAAGTTTTTCACAAATATCTTTACAAATATTAATGATGTTAAAGATACCTACAAGGAAAATCAACTATTAAAAGAAAAACTATCAGAGTATAAAAGTTTAGTTTACGAGGTTCAAGCGATGAAAGAGGAAAACAAGGAACTTCGGAAAACGCTGGATAAAACAGAATCCATCAGAGACTTCAACCCGATCCAAGCTACGGTTATGTCGCGTACACCGGAACGCTGGGTTGATCAGGTAACAATTAACAAAGGAAAACAGGATGGTGTGAAAAAAAATATGGCCGTCATTACGGCTGATGGTATGATTGGAAAAATACAAAGTGTATCCCCGTTTTCATCAACCGTCCAGCTTCTTACCGGTTTTGATCAGTTTAATCGAATATCGGCGACTATTTCTCGTGAGGGTAAGAAAGATATATTCGGTTTGATTGAGTCGTATGATAAGGAAAGCAACTCACTTTTATTTAAAATCATTGAGGAATCAGATAAAGATTTGGAAAAAGGAGAGGTTGTTGTTTCATCCGGGATGGGTGGTGTATTCCCAGAAGGACTGTTAATTGGGACGGTAAAGAAAGTCGTGCCTGATCAGTACGGTTTAACACACACTGCACTAATAAAACCGGCAGCAAATATGTATAAAATAAATCATGTCATTGTCGTTGATCGGGATCTGGCCGACAAAGATGAAGTGAAAAGTGGTAAGGAGGATAAAAAATAA
- a CDS encoding ribosomal-processing cysteine protease Prp, translating to MIDITIFRSNNQMTAFEISGHADSGPYGYDLVCAGVSAVSFGAINAVLEICRIDLDIMQGDEGGYLHVVLPDDLEPEVMEKVQLLFEGMIVSLKTIANDYSQFIRIQDK from the coding sequence ATGATTGATATAACTATATTCAGGTCAAATAACCAAATGACGGCATTTGAAATTTCCGGACATGCTGATAGTGGCCCCTATGGTTATGATTTGGTTTGTGCAGGAGTATCAGCAGTTTCCTTTGGTGCTATAAACGCTGTATTGGAAATATGCAGGATTGATCTTGATATTATGCAAGGTGATGAGGGTGGTTACCTTCATGTTGTACTTCCAGACGATCTGGAGCCTGAGGTAATGGAAAAGGTACAGCTCCTGTTTGAGGGAATGATCGTTTCATTAAAAACGATCGCTAACGATTATAGTCAATTTATCAGGATACAGGACAAATAG